The Nitrospira sp. genome contains a region encoding:
- a CDS encoding glycosyltransferase family 4 protein, producing the protein MSDRPRLLYLITEDWYFWSHRADLARAAQEAGYEVVVATRVTDHGERIREQGFQLMPLGMVRGSHNPFRELIAIVELVRLYRRVRPTVVHHVAMKPILYGTLAAWVTRVPGVINAFAGLGYAFVEDRSRLLRWCVKTALKAVLHLGRSTVLVQNRDDQDRLVREGVIPVSRTRIVAGSGIDVELYSVQPEPSGIPIVLLPARMLWDKGVGEFVEAARDLKRKGVTARYVLVGRCDEHNPAAIPQGRLAGWVQEGVVEWWGHRENMVSVYGAATLVVLPSYYGEGLPKVLLEAAACGRAIVATDMPGCRDIVRDRDNGLLVPPRDSVALAAAIEELLADGRSRRAMGRRGRELAVAEWSVPEIAGQMLNLYREQLKAVSTMDQLNGYA; encoded by the coding sequence ATGAGCGACCGCCCGCGCCTGCTGTATCTCATCACTGAGGACTGGTATTTCTGGTCTCATCGCGCCGATCTCGCGCGGGCCGCGCAAGAGGCAGGATATGAGGTCGTCGTCGCGACGCGTGTGACCGATCATGGCGAGCGAATCAGAGAGCAAGGGTTTCAGCTCATGCCGCTGGGAATGGTCCGTGGGAGCCACAATCCGTTTCGCGAGTTGATCGCCATCGTCGAACTGGTGCGATTGTATCGCCGTGTCAGACCCACTGTTGTTCACCATGTTGCCATGAAGCCGATTCTCTATGGAACCCTGGCTGCGTGGGTCACTCGAGTTCCCGGGGTGATCAATGCATTTGCCGGTCTCGGGTATGCCTTTGTCGAGGACCGGAGTCGGCTGCTGCGCTGGTGTGTGAAGACGGCGCTGAAGGCTGTGCTCCATTTGGGGCGCTCAACCGTCCTGGTCCAAAACCGCGATGATCAGGACCGGCTTGTCAGAGAAGGAGTGATTCCTGTCTCGCGCACGAGGATCGTTGCGGGCTCCGGCATCGACGTCGAGTTGTATTCTGTACAACCGGAACCGTCCGGTATCCCGATCGTTCTCCTTCCGGCCCGGATGTTATGGGACAAAGGAGTGGGAGAGTTTGTTGAGGCGGCTCGCGACTTGAAACGCAAAGGCGTCACGGCGAGATATGTCCTCGTTGGGCGATGTGATGAACATAATCCTGCTGCGATTCCTCAGGGACGGCTTGCCGGATGGGTACAGGAAGGAGTGGTGGAATGGTGGGGACACCGTGAGAATATGGTGTCGGTGTATGGGGCCGCCACTCTCGTTGTGCTGCCCTCCTATTATGGAGAAGGGCTTCCCAAAGTGCTCCTAGAAGCGGCGGCTTGTGGCAGGGCGATTGTGGCAACGGATATGCCGGGTTGCCGGGATATCGTCAGAGACCGTGACAATGGTCTTCTGGTTCCGCCGAGAGATTCTGTGGCGCTGGCGGCGGCGATTGAGGAACTCTTGGCCGACGGCCGGAGTCGCCGGGCAATGGGCCGCCGAGGCCGGGAACTGGCCGTCGCCGAATGGTCGGTTCCGGAAATCGCAGGGCAGATGCTGAATCTGTACCGAGAACAGTTGAAGGCCGTTTCAACGATGGACCAATTGAACGGGTATGCATGA
- a CDS encoding glycosyltransferase family 4 protein: MPTPQTGGLAIVASVVIGLIAAASMLAIAQPTKAVLPKGVASGSVWIVASMLLIFIVSFIDDCVGLPASLRLGVQAVSASIIIGGVGLTMSSIPIPEVLVIHLGLAAIPVSALMLMWMANLYNFMDGMDGFAGGMTFWGFGFLAYFAWEASFPIMLIIASFVAMSALGFLAHNFPPARIFMGDAGSITVGFLAGTLMLLGMQVKMFDFWVPIIVFSPFIIDATVTLIRRAVRRQKIWEAHREHYYQRVVLCGWSHRRTVLAEYGVMITCGGLAILYHHSSGNWRLLILGTWLIMFFVLGKLVNRLEQKRNDSHPARDPQITNDCNPVPVPAQDSAKVTVEV; the protein is encoded by the coding sequence ATGCCGACTCCGCAAACCGGAGGGTTGGCCATCGTTGCCAGTGTGGTGATCGGTCTTATTGCAGCCGCAAGCATGCTTGCCATTGCACAACCCACGAAAGCCGTGCTCCCAAAGGGAGTGGCCTCGGGAAGTGTCTGGATCGTGGCTTCGATGCTCCTGATCTTCATTGTGTCCTTCATCGACGATTGTGTCGGTCTCCCCGCAAGCCTCCGCCTGGGTGTGCAAGCAGTCTCTGCTTCTATCATTATCGGCGGTGTCGGACTGACGATGTCATCCATTCCCATACCTGAAGTGCTGGTGATCCATCTAGGACTGGCAGCGATTCCAGTCAGCGCCCTCATGCTGATGTGGATGGCGAACCTCTATAACTTTATGGATGGCATGGATGGATTTGCGGGCGGGATGACGTTTTGGGGGTTCGGCTTTCTTGCCTATTTCGCGTGGGAGGCCAGTTTCCCGATCATGCTCATCATCGCCTCGTTCGTCGCGATGAGTGCGCTGGGATTCCTCGCTCATAACTTCCCGCCGGCGCGTATTTTCATGGGTGATGCCGGGAGTATCACGGTCGGTTTCTTGGCGGGAACATTGATGTTACTTGGAATGCAAGTCAAGATGTTCGATTTTTGGGTGCCGATCATTGTCTTCTCCCCCTTCATTATCGATGCGACCGTGACTTTGATCCGGCGGGCAGTCCGTCGCCAAAAGATCTGGGAGGCTCACCGCGAGCATTACTATCAACGGGTGGTGCTATGCGGATGGAGCCATCGCCGGACTGTGCTCGCAGAGTATGGAGTCATGATTACCTGTGGGGGATTGGCAATTCTCTACCATCATTCAAGCGGAAACTGGCGGTTGCTCATTCTTGGTACATGGCTGATCATGTTTTTCGTACTGGGGAAACTGGTGAATAGGTTGGAGCAGAAGCGAAACGACTCTCATCCCGCCCGAGATCCGCAGATCACAAATGACTGCAATCCCGTCCCTGTGCCGGCACAGGATTCTGCCAAAGTAACCGTCGAAGTGTAG
- the asnB gene encoding asparagine synthase (glutamine-hydrolyzing) has product MCGIAGVLTRRQSEPNRLVSAMVRAIRYRGPDDSGVWSDPSVGIGLGHARLSILDLSPAGHQPMHSTSGRYVIVFNGEIYNHMDLREQLGSVPWRGHSDTETLLAAFETWGVEKTLQTSVGMFAVALWDRVERCLILARDRIGEKPLYYGWRNGTFMFASELKALEVHSDWTGEIDRGALACFMRYAYVPLPHSIYVGIRKLLPGSYVMISAMDSAEHWSEPKPYWSAVTIAEQNRRFDWTDETATDELSRLLHRAIGGQMLADVPLGALLSGGVDSSTVVALMQAQSSRPIKTFSIGFLEDEYNEAPRAKAIAAHLGTEHTELYVGPADALAVIPLLPSMYDEPFADPSAIPTHLVAQLARRSVTVALSGDGGDELFGGYNRYFWGRLIWRRIARLPRSMRAMMARAMTVLSPDQWDRYGRILRPGLPASLRIPTLGDKIRKFAEIVDVDSRTELYRRLVSQDREPASLVLGAQEEHIWADGQARQLGKQDFSEEMMFHDLVGYLTDDLLAKVDRAAMAISLETRMPLLDHRVVEFAWTLPVSMKIRTEREGKWLLRQVLYRHVPKQLVERPKMGFALPLDSWLRSSLRDWAEALLDESRLRREGYLDPVPIRAKWREHLSGRRNWQYWLWNVLMFQSWLSAHERPPAPAVSHH; this is encoded by the coding sequence ATGTGCGGCATAGCCGGCGTTCTAACGCGCAGACAATCTGAACCGAACCGTCTTGTTTCCGCGATGGTCAGGGCGATTCGGTATCGCGGGCCTGACGATTCAGGTGTGTGGAGCGATCCGTCTGTAGGCATTGGATTGGGTCATGCCCGGCTGTCGATCCTGGATCTCTCTCCCGCCGGTCACCAACCGATGCACTCGACTTCCGGTCGATATGTGATCGTGTTCAACGGTGAAATCTACAATCATATGGACCTCCGCGAACAGCTTGGAAGTGTGCCGTGGCGCGGTCATTCGGATACTGAAACACTGCTGGCGGCCTTTGAGACCTGGGGTGTCGAAAAAACTCTCCAAACCAGTGTCGGTATGTTTGCCGTAGCTCTGTGGGATCGGGTGGAGCGCTGCTTGATCTTGGCTCGTGACCGCATCGGTGAAAAGCCGCTCTACTATGGATGGCGTAACGGGACGTTCATGTTCGCCTCGGAGCTGAAGGCTTTGGAAGTCCATTCGGACTGGACCGGCGAGATCGATCGGGGCGCTCTGGCGTGCTTTATGCGCTATGCCTATGTGCCATTACCCCACTCGATCTATGTCGGGATCAGGAAACTCTTGCCGGGAAGCTATGTGATGATCTCAGCCATGGATTCGGCGGAGCATTGGTCGGAGCCCAAGCCCTATTGGTCTGCGGTGACGATTGCGGAACAGAACCGGCGGTTTGATTGGACCGATGAGACGGCCACGGATGAACTGTCCCGGCTCTTACATCGCGCAATCGGCGGACAGATGCTGGCCGATGTGCCGCTCGGCGCCTTGCTGTCGGGCGGCGTCGATTCCTCGACCGTGGTGGCTTTGATGCAGGCGCAGTCATCCCGGCCGATCAAGACTTTTTCGATCGGCTTTCTCGAAGACGAATACAATGAGGCGCCTCGGGCGAAAGCCATCGCGGCACACTTGGGAACCGAGCATACCGAACTCTACGTGGGCCCCGCCGACGCGCTAGCAGTGATTCCGCTCTTGCCGTCGATGTATGACGAGCCCTTCGCCGATCCATCCGCTATTCCAACTCACCTTGTCGCCCAGTTGGCCAGGCGGTCTGTCACGGTGGCACTTTCCGGGGACGGGGGTGACGAGCTGTTTGGAGGATACAATCGGTATTTCTGGGGGCGTTTAATCTGGCGGCGGATCGCGCGCCTGCCGAGATCCATGCGGGCTATGATGGCTCGCGCCATGACCGTCCTGTCACCTGACCAGTGGGACCGGTACGGCAGAATATTGCGGCCTGGTCTTCCGGCATCATTGCGGATCCCGACGCTTGGCGACAAAATCCGAAAATTTGCTGAAATCGTCGATGTCGACAGCCGAACAGAGCTGTATCGGCGCTTGGTTTCGCAAGATCGAGAACCGGCCTCCTTGGTTCTCGGCGCCCAAGAGGAACACATATGGGCCGACGGCCAAGCACGGCAGTTGGGAAAGCAGGACTTCAGTGAAGAAATGATGTTCCACGATTTGGTGGGCTATCTCACGGACGATCTCCTGGCCAAGGTCGATCGGGCGGCGATGGCGATCAGTCTCGAAACACGGATGCCCCTGCTCGACCATCGGGTGGTGGAGTTTGCCTGGACTCTTCCGGTTTCGATGAAGATCAGAACTGAGCGTGAAGGGAAGTGGCTGCTCCGGCAGGTCCTGTACCGCCATGTGCCCAAGCAACTCGTCGAAAGGCCCAAGATGGGCTTTGCTCTGCCGTTGGACTCGTGGCTCAGAAGCAGCTTGAGGGACTGGGCCGAAGCGTTGTTAGATGAGTCGCGGCTCCGACGTGAGGGATACTTGGATCCGGTTCCGATTCGAGCGAAATGGCGAGAACATCTCTCGGGTCGGCGCAATTGGCAATACTGGCTCTGGAACGTGTTGATGTTTCAATCTTGGCTGAGTGCTCATGAGCGACCGCCCGCGCCTGCTGTATCTCATCACTGA
- a CDS encoding NAD-dependent epimerase/dehydratase family protein → MTKVLVTGASGFLGSSVVKELSRSGYQVRALLHDATESISSWPGVETVVADVRDSQPVREIAGGCDAIVHLAAKVHALDDAGFEHDYEAVNVTGTKHILDAAVEAGVRRIVFASSVKVFGEETSGCIDETRTPDPQTAYGRSKWRAEQLVSAYGARHGLTAVSLRLPMVYGPTNKGNLFQMIQAIDRGRFPAMPRLPAVRSLLHVGNFVQAVLLCLRAPSIGRAAYIVADAQPYCVTDLYDWLRTGLGKAPPRWRVPLWVLKGGARCGDLLKGIIGRHTPLTTERLAKLIGCAWFNSTAITHELGYKATHSFKEAVPELIAFYRGTTGAGS, encoded by the coding sequence ATGACCAAGGTGTTGGTGACAGGGGCATCAGGGTTTCTCGGATCGTCCGTCGTCAAAGAACTGTCCCGGTCTGGTTATCAAGTTCGGGCGCTCCTTCACGACGCAACGGAATCCATCTCATCGTGGCCAGGAGTCGAAACCGTCGTGGCAGACGTCCGGGATTCTCAGCCGGTCAGAGAGATAGCCGGCGGCTGTGACGCCATTGTGCATCTGGCGGCCAAGGTTCATGCGCTCGATGATGCCGGGTTCGAACATGACTATGAAGCCGTCAATGTTACAGGCACGAAGCACATCCTGGATGCGGCAGTCGAGGCCGGTGTCCGGCGGATCGTGTTTGCGAGTTCAGTCAAAGTCTTCGGCGAAGAGACAAGTGGATGTATCGATGAAACACGGACTCCCGATCCACAGACAGCCTATGGCCGGTCAAAATGGCGCGCCGAACAACTTGTCTCTGCATATGGCGCCCGACATGGTCTCACCGCCGTGTCGCTCCGTCTTCCCATGGTCTATGGACCGACGAACAAAGGTAACCTCTTTCAAATGATCCAAGCGATTGATCGTGGACGGTTTCCTGCGATGCCTCGCCTCCCAGCGGTCCGAAGCCTCTTGCATGTCGGCAACTTCGTCCAGGCCGTATTGCTGTGCCTCCGAGCGCCGAGTATCGGGCGAGCGGCATACATCGTCGCCGACGCCCAGCCGTATTGTGTGACCGATCTGTATGACTGGCTGCGAACCGGATTGGGGAAGGCTCCCCCGCGATGGCGGGTTCCGCTCTGGGTGCTCAAAGGAGGGGCGCGATGTGGAGACTTGCTCAAAGGGATCATCGGACGGCATACTCCCCTGACGACCGAACGTCTGGCAAAGCTCATCGGGTGTGCGTGGTTCAATTCCACCGCCATCACACATGAATTAGGGTACAAGGCGACGCACTCGTTCAAGGAGGCGGTTCCCGAACTGATTGCGTTCTACCGCGGGACAACCGGCGCCGGATCTTGA